AAAATTTAGACCCGAGGCACTAAATGCTTGCGGTTTGGGTACAGGAGGGCACAGCGCCCCTGAGTTTGTACGTTGAGGACGAGTTTGATCGTGCATCTCGAGGTGGCACTGGGGGCATCAAGACTATAACCAATTATGCACCAGTGAGCTTATGATTCTTGAGGTAGATTCGAAGTTCCTTTGCAACTGCTTCGCGTTTTCTAATAGGGATCATTCCCCTACCGAATTTGCAGGTTTTGAAAGCATTAGGCAGAGCAAAAAGCAGAGGGTTTTCTGATGTCTTATATCTTGACTCAGTTGACAAGAAAAATTTGGAGGAGGTGTCTTCTTGCAACATTTTCGTCCTGAAGGTAACATAGAAAAACTGGTGTCTAAATTCAACAATTTGGTGCTACGTGTAAACGATCTCATCCACCAAGTTTCCCGGACAAGTCATAACTCATGGCCTGGAAAAATTTCAGGACACGTGAAGTGAAAGTTTCTGTAAAATTGAGTAGATGAATTGGAGACTTGAGTCGTTTGttattccttttatttctaTGAACTAACTCTTGGCAATCATCTCttccatttattttccttttctcttccagGGAAATGTCCTCTCAACTCCTACTACAAAAGGGACTATTCTCTCTGGAGTCACCAGAAAAAGCATCATACAAATCTCTCGTGATCTAGGATACCAGGTAATTGTCTATGAACTCCGAAACAGAGGACCAGCAACATTTGGCCTTAAAATTGCAGCAACAAAATGCTAAATTTCACAGATCCTTACCGACTATCCACATGGTTAGAATAATTACTGATTTTGCGAATACATAGCAGTAATTCCCACTAAAATTCCCAGCCTAATCTCCAACGATACATCCCATTCCATAACCTCTGCATCACATGCCATCTTAAGCACATTGTTTAAAATGCCTGTGAATCGTATTAGGTTGAGGAGCGTGATATTCCGGTGGAAGAACTGATGGAGGCAGAGGAAGTTTTCTGCACCGGAACTGCTGTTGTAGTTGCATCCGTGGGCAGTATTACTTACAAAGATAAAAGGTTAACCTTTTTTCTCGCTGTCTTTGTCAGCTATAATCACTGTACTAGTACACCAAAGACAAGCCAGAACGGAGAATCAATCTATTGCAGTCTCTCATGTCAATTTTTCGCGCAATTCTGACAACTCTCTCATTCGTGGAAACTGCAGGATCGAGTTCAGGACGGGAGCTCAAACCGCTTGCCAGAGATTATACGATATCCTTGTCGGCATCCAGATGGGTCAGATCAAGGATAAGTATGGCTGGATCGTGGAAATCAATTGAGTGCTGCACAACACCTTCTAAGAGATCAGGCATGGACGACAACGTACAATGTACATAGCATTGTCTTCTTCACCCCGTCATCAAGAGACTGTGGACATGTGAATATTTAATTGTTTCGAATAATGTCGTCGTTCTGATCAATTTATTCTGCAGCGCTGGTCGAGCTTCACTGCTCgagttaaaatttatatatctgAACTTCATTGCAAGGTCTGTCCTTGCATCATCTTCTTTGCAGTGAGGCAGCTGCTCAAACTATGGAGTGCTTCCttgtgcctctctctctctctctctttttagaTCTCTCAAGTCAtgaccacgaacaagctggcAATGCATATGGTCCGGACCATCGGACTATGCATAGTCAGGATTTGTAATATGTACTCTCTCGTATACGATCCAAGGAGCAAAAGAATCGTCAGTGTCTCTAGATAGTAGATACTGATCAGCAACCAACCTTTTGAAGCTGTTGCATATTCATGCACTAGT
The window above is part of the Eucalyptus grandis isolate ANBG69807.140 chromosome 6, ASM1654582v1, whole genome shotgun sequence genome. Proteins encoded here:
- the LOC104447807 gene encoding branched-chain amino acid aminotransferase 1, mitochondrial isoform X2, which gives rise to MPTDYMYQMKCGQNGTFERGQVKPYGNIELSPSAGVLNYGQGLFEGLKAYRKENGSLLLFRPDQNAIRMKVGADRMCMPAPSVEQFVDAVRETALANSRWVPPPGKGSLYIRPLLIGSGPILGLAPAPEFTFLIYASPVSNYFKEGTAPLSLYVEDEFDRASRGGTGGIKTITNYAPVLKALGRAKSRGFSDVLYLDSVDKKNLEEVSSCNIFVLKGNVLSTPTTKGTILSGVTRKSIIQISRDLGYQVEERDIPVEELMEAEEVFCTGTAVVVASVGSITYKDKRIEFRTGAQTACQRLYDILVGIQMGQIKDKYGWIVEIN